A region of Streptomyces sp. R44 DNA encodes the following proteins:
- a CDS encoding bifunctional riboflavin kinase/FAD synthetase codes for MQRWRGLEDIPQDWGRSVVTIGSYDGVHRGHQLIIGRAVERARELGIPSVVVTFDPHPSEVVRPGSHPPLLAPHHRRAELIAELGVDAVLVLPFTAEFSQLSPADFIVKVLVDKLHAKAVIEGPNFRFGHRAAGNVAFLTELGATYDYEVEVIDLYVSGAAGGGEPFSSTLTRRLVAEGDMTGAAEILGRPHRVEGIVVRGAQRGRELGFPTANVETLPHTAIPADGVYAGWLTAAGERMPAAISVGTNPQFDGTERTVEAYAIDREGLDLYGLHVAVDFLAYVRGMLKFDTLDDLLQAMAGDVKRCRELTEQYDQA; via the coding sequence GTGCAGCGCTGGCGTGGCTTGGAGGACATCCCCCAGGACTGGGGACGCAGCGTCGTCACCATCGGCTCCTACGACGGGGTGCACCGTGGACACCAGCTGATCATCGGGCGTGCCGTCGAGCGCGCCCGGGAGCTGGGGATCCCCTCCGTCGTCGTCACCTTCGACCCGCACCCCTCCGAGGTCGTGCGGCCCGGCAGCCACCCGCCGCTGCTCGCCCCGCACCACCGGCGCGCGGAGCTGATCGCGGAGCTCGGGGTGGACGCGGTGCTCGTGCTGCCGTTCACCGCCGAGTTCTCGCAGCTGTCCCCGGCCGACTTCATCGTGAAGGTGCTGGTCGACAAGCTGCACGCGAAGGCCGTCATCGAGGGCCCCAACTTCCGCTTCGGCCACCGGGCCGCGGGCAACGTCGCGTTCCTCACCGAGCTCGGCGCCACCTACGACTACGAGGTCGAGGTCATCGACCTGTACGTCAGCGGGGCCGCCGGCGGCGGCGAGCCCTTCTCCTCCACCCTCACCCGCCGCCTCGTCGCCGAGGGCGACATGACCGGCGCCGCCGAGATCCTGGGCCGCCCGCACCGGGTCGAGGGCATCGTCGTCCGCGGCGCGCAGCGCGGCCGCGAGCTCGGCTTCCCGACGGCCAACGTCGAGACCCTGCCGCACACGGCGATCCCGGCGGACGGCGTCTACGCGGGCTGGCTGACGGCCGCGGGGGAGCGGATGCCGGCGGCGATCTCGGTCGGCACGAACCCGCAGTTCGACGGGACGGAGCGGACGGTCGAGGCGTACGCGATCGACCGCGAGGGCCTCGACCTGTACGGGCTGCACGTGGCCGTGGACTTCCTGGCGTACGTGCGCGGCATGCTCAAGTTCGACACCCTGGACGACCTGCTGCAGGCGATGGCGGGCGACGTGAAGCGCTGCCGCGAACTGACGGAGCAGTACGACCAGGCCTGA
- a CDS encoding ABC transporter ATP-binding protein translates to MSLLSARGLHVTFPGRRGAPPARAVDGVDLDIGAGEIVALVGESGCGKTTLARSLLGLVRPTSGTVAFDGQPLAYSSGALRSYRKRAQLVLQDPSGSLNPRHTVYDAVAEGLRIHGVHRSERDERTAVAEALSRAGLRPPERFFLRYPHELSGGQRQRVVIAGALVLEPELIVADEPVASLDASVRGEILALLLRLRDELGLSALVVTHDLGLAWNIADRVAVMYLGRVVETGTVESVLTNPQHPYTRALLSVLPESEGAPVVLTGEPPDPSRIPSGCRFHARCQLLASGEAAPVADACRSRDLPVLAGGGEGAVACHWVTRV, encoded by the coding sequence ATGAGCCTGCTGTCGGCGCGCGGACTGCACGTGACCTTCCCCGGCCGTCGGGGCGCGCCGCCCGCGCGCGCGGTGGACGGCGTGGACCTGGACATCGGCGCCGGGGAGATCGTGGCCCTGGTCGGCGAGTCGGGCTGCGGCAAGACGACGCTGGCCCGCTCGCTGCTCGGCCTGGTCCGGCCCACGTCGGGCACGGTCGCCTTCGACGGGCAACCCCTCGCGTACTCCTCGGGGGCGCTGCGGTCCTACCGGAAGCGGGCGCAGCTGGTGCTCCAGGACCCGAGCGGTTCGCTGAACCCCCGGCACACCGTGTACGACGCGGTGGCGGAGGGGCTGCGGATCCACGGGGTCCACCGATCGGAACGGGACGAGCGGACGGCGGTCGCCGAGGCCCTGTCTCGGGCCGGACTCCGCCCCCCGGAACGCTTCTTCCTGCGCTACCCGCACGAGCTGTCCGGCGGCCAGCGGCAGCGCGTGGTCATCGCGGGCGCGCTCGTCCTGGAACCCGAACTGATCGTCGCCGACGAGCCGGTGGCCTCCCTCGACGCGTCCGTACGGGGCGAGATCCTGGCGCTCCTGCTGCGCCTGCGCGACGAACTCGGCCTGTCCGCCCTGGTGGTGACCCACGACCTGGGGCTCGCGTGGAACATCGCGGACCGGGTGGCCGTGATGTACCTGGGCCGGGTCGTGGAGACCGGCACGGTGGAATCCGTCCTGACGAACCCTCAGCACCCGTACACCCGGGCGCTGTTGTCGGTCCTTCCGGAGTCGGAGGGCGCGCCGGTCGTGCTGACCGGCGAACCGCCGGACCCGTCCCGCATCCCGTCCGGCTGCCGCTTCCACGCCCGCTGCCAGCTCCTCGCCTCGGGCGAGGCGGCCCCGGTCGCGGACGCCTGCCGAAGCAGGGACCTGCCGGTCCTGGCGGGGGGCGGGGAGGGGGCGGTGGCGTGCCACTGGGTGACGCGGGTCTGA
- a CDS encoding ABC transporter ATP-binding protein yields the protein MSLLEVRDLRVTYGSGAATVPAVRGVDLTLESGTKLGVAGESGCGKSTLALALLRLLPASARIEGEILLDGDDVLAMSWGRLRAVRWAGASIVFQGAMHSLNAVHRIGDQIAEPLLVHGRATPAAARTRVGELLEHVGLPAARASAYPHELSGGQRQRVMIAMALACDPRLIVADEPTTALDVMIQAQILRLIERLVAEQSISLLMISHDLAVLADTCDRLAVMYAGRVVEEGPARAVYEAAAHPYGRALSSAFPRIGDLASRRAPRGLPGDPPDPADLPGGCTFHPRCPVAVDACAELDQELREAGAGRRAACVHVGSTS from the coding sequence ATGAGCCTCCTGGAGGTACGGGACCTCAGAGTCACGTACGGATCGGGCGCGGCCACCGTGCCCGCCGTGCGCGGCGTCGACCTGACCCTGGAGTCGGGGACCAAGCTGGGCGTGGCCGGCGAGTCGGGCTGCGGCAAGTCCACGCTCGCGCTCGCACTGCTCCGGCTGCTTCCCGCCTCGGCGCGGATCGAGGGCGAGATCCTGCTCGACGGCGACGACGTCCTCGCCATGTCCTGGGGACGCCTCCGGGCCGTGCGCTGGGCGGGCGCGTCGATCGTCTTCCAGGGCGCGATGCACTCGCTCAACGCCGTGCACCGGATCGGGGACCAGATCGCCGAACCGCTGCTCGTGCACGGCCGGGCGACCCCGGCGGCGGCCCGCACCCGGGTCGGCGAGCTGCTCGAACACGTCGGCCTGCCGGCGGCCCGGGCCTCCGCCTATCCGCACGAGCTGTCCGGCGGACAGCGGCAGCGCGTCATGATCGCGATGGCGCTCGCCTGCGATCCCCGCCTGATCGTCGCGGACGAGCCGACGACCGCGCTCGACGTGATGATCCAGGCGCAGATCCTGCGGCTGATCGAGCGGCTCGTCGCCGAGCAGTCCATCAGCCTCCTGATGATCAGCCACGACCTGGCGGTCCTCGCCGACACCTGCGACCGGCTCGCCGTGATGTACGCGGGCCGCGTCGTCGAGGAGGGGCCGGCGCGGGCGGTGTACGAGGCGGCCGCGCACCCCTACGGGCGGGCGCTGTCCTCGGCGTTCCCCCGGATCGGGGACCTCGCGTCCCGGCGGGCGCCGCGCGGCCTGCCCGGCGACCCGCCGGACCCGGCGGACCTGCCCGGCGGCTGCACCTTCCATCCGCGCTGCCCGGTGGCGGTGGACGCCTGCGCGGAGCTCGATCAGGAACTGCGGGAGGCGGGCGCGGGACGCCGGGCCGCCTGCGTACACGTGGGGAGCACGTCATGA
- a CDS encoding ABC transporter permease: MTSLAWERRRSSAARFWTSYRTRRAGLYGLIGLALIALLALTAPWTVGADVQSVTEAPGTALEPPSAEFPLGTDQFGRSLLGLLIWGARISLLVGLLAAALSVAIGTLVGIIAGHYGGWFSTVVMRITDWFLVMPTLVLAIVLATVMSRSMWTVVLAIGVTSWPTTARLVRAQTIAVESRPYIERATALGGGHRHVMTRHVLPNVMPLVLAQTTLGISTAILTEATLAFLGLGDPTVVSWGGMLQDAREAGAVSSGHWWYLAPPGIAIALVALAFTLCGRAVESVLNPKLGVGR, translated from the coding sequence ATGACCTCTCTCGCATGGGAGCGCCGCAGGAGTTCGGCCGCGCGCTTCTGGACCTCGTACCGGACCCGTCGCGCCGGTCTCTACGGACTCATCGGCCTCGCCCTGATCGCCCTGCTCGCGCTCACGGCCCCGTGGACCGTCGGCGCCGACGTGCAGTCGGTGACCGAGGCGCCGGGCACGGCTCTGGAGCCGCCGAGCGCCGAGTTCCCGCTGGGCACCGACCAGTTCGGGCGCTCGCTGCTCGGCCTGCTGATCTGGGGCGCCCGGATCTCGCTGCTCGTCGGCCTGCTCGCGGCGGCCCTCTCGGTCGCCATCGGCACCCTGGTGGGCATCATCGCCGGACACTACGGCGGCTGGTTCTCGACCGTCGTCATGCGGATCACCGACTGGTTCCTGGTGATGCCGACGCTGGTCCTCGCGATCGTCCTCGCCACGGTCATGTCCCGGTCGATGTGGACGGTGGTCCTGGCGATCGGCGTGACCTCCTGGCCGACCACCGCCCGCCTGGTGCGGGCGCAGACGATCGCGGTGGAGTCCCGCCCGTACATCGAGCGGGCGACCGCGCTCGGCGGCGGCCACCGGCACGTCATGACCCGGCACGTGCTGCCGAACGTGATGCCGCTGGTCCTCGCGCAGACCACCCTCGGCATCTCGACCGCCATCCTCACCGAGGCGACCCTCGCCTTCCTCGGCCTGGGCGACCCGACCGTGGTCTCCTGGGGCGGGATGCTCCAGGACGCCCGGGAGGCGGGCGCCGTCTCCTCCGGGCACTGGTGGTACCTGGCCCCGCCCGGGATCGCGATCGCCCTGGTCGCGCTCGCGTTCACGCTCTGCGGCCGGGCCGTGGAGTCCGTGCTGAACCCGAAGCTGGGGGTGGGGCGATGA
- a CDS encoding ABC transporter permease has product MTTASTPADVARAEKARATDGAPRTGSSLGYLRHAAGKLGGALVSLFAVLVTSFFLFRIIPGDPVKAMTHGVPTSAEQLATLRRQFGLDLPLWQQFTDYCAKALSGDLGTSFQFRAPVGDLIAEKLPATLLLTGVAVVIYSALGLWLGTRSAWRHGGLGDKLNTGIALTLWSVPSFWLGLLLIIVFSVGMGPIPGLFPTGGMESGTGETGFAYVLDVAHHLVLPVVTLVAVGYAQTLLVMRSSLLDEMGGDYLTTARAKGLRDDAVRRRHAVPNALLPTITMIFINLGHVAAGSILVETVFSWPGLGGLFYQALSVPDLPLVQGLFVVFAGAMILMNLIADLLYPLLDPRVGR; this is encoded by the coding sequence GTGACGACGGCAAGCACCCCCGCCGACGTGGCGCGGGCCGAGAAGGCCCGCGCCACGGACGGCGCACCCCGCACCGGTTCCTCCCTCGGCTATCTCCGCCACGCGGCGGGGAAGCTGGGCGGCGCGCTCGTCTCCCTCTTCGCCGTCCTGGTCACCAGCTTCTTCCTCTTCCGGATCATCCCCGGTGACCCGGTGAAGGCGATGACCCACGGCGTGCCCACCTCCGCCGAGCAACTCGCGACACTGCGCCGCCAGTTCGGGCTCGACCTGCCGCTGTGGCAGCAGTTCACCGACTACTGCGCCAAGGCGCTCAGCGGCGACCTCGGCACCTCGTTCCAGTTCCGTGCCCCCGTCGGGGACCTCATCGCGGAGAAGCTCCCGGCGACGCTGCTGCTCACCGGGGTCGCCGTGGTGATCTACTCGGCGCTCGGGCTGTGGCTGGGCACCCGCTCGGCCTGGCGGCACGGCGGCCTCGGGGACAAGCTGAACACCGGGATCGCGCTGACCCTGTGGTCGGTGCCCTCCTTCTGGCTCGGGCTGCTCCTCATCATCGTCTTCTCCGTGGGCATGGGGCCGATCCCGGGGCTCTTCCCGACCGGCGGCATGGAGTCCGGCACCGGCGAGACCGGTTTCGCGTACGTCCTCGACGTCGCCCACCACCTGGTCCTGCCCGTGGTCACGCTCGTCGCCGTCGGCTACGCGCAGACCCTGCTCGTGATGCGGTCCTCGCTCCTCGACGAGATGGGCGGCGACTATCTGACGACGGCGCGGGCCAAGGGGCTGCGGGACGACGCCGTGCGGCGCCGGCACGCCGTGCCGAACGCGCTCCTGCCGACCATCACCATGATCTTCATCAACCTGGGCCACGTCGCGGCCGGTTCGATCCTGGTGGAGACGGTGTTCTCCTGGCCGGGGCTCGGCGGGCTCTTCTACCAGGCGCTGAGCGTGCCCGATCTGCCGCTCGTGCAGGGCCTGTTCGTGGTGTTCGCCGGGGCGATGATCCTGATGAACCTGATCGCCGACCTGCTCTATCCGCTGCTCGACCCCCGGGTGGGCCGATGA
- a CDS encoding ABC transporter substrate-binding protein — protein MVTKVPPRPAPARRALRLLLAAGLATGSLAVVPGTAQAEDEKSGGTTLTVAVSQSIDSLSPFLAQKLTSTSIHRLAYEYLTNYDPKDARTVPGLATAWTSSADKLTWTYTIRKDSTWSDGQQATAEDAAWTFNKMMTDPNAATANGSFTANFAQVTAPDPQTLVIRLKKPQATMTALDVPIVPKHVWEKVTDFSKFNNDKTFPIVGNGPFVITDFKVDQYIKLKPNKKFWRGAPKFDELVFKYYKDGDAAVAALQKGEVSFVPNLTPAQAAALKTQKNIKVNDAPGRRFYALATNPGAKAQDGKTFGNGNKALLDPEVRKALFLAVDRTTLVDKVFQGHAVEGEGYIPPRFGSYFWKPETAQKRAYDPAQAEKVLDAAGYRKDAAGKRLGKDGKPLELRILCHATDPNDKAVGKYLQEWWGKLGIGLKVECLDSVSDPWVKGDYDLAFDGWSVNPDPDYVLSIHTCGTLPATPKDSGATDNFICDKEFDGLYAQQAVEYDTAKRADLVKRMQSLLYDTGYMNIMAYPNALEAYRTDQIKSITTMPEAAGNLWGQDGYWSWWSAVPTAAAEDSDSGSSTGVIIGIAAAVVVVVGLGVFLGMRRRSTADDRE, from the coding sequence ATGGTCACGAAGGTTCCACCCCGCCCCGCCCCTGCCCGAAGAGCCCTCCGGCTGCTGCTCGCCGCCGGTCTCGCCACCGGCTCCCTCGCCGTCGTCCCCGGCACCGCGCAGGCGGAGGACGAGAAGTCCGGCGGCACCACCCTCACGGTCGCCGTCTCGCAGAGCATCGACTCGCTGAGCCCGTTCCTCGCCCAGAAGCTCACCTCGACGAGCATCCACCGGCTGGCCTACGAGTACCTCACGAACTACGACCCGAAGGACGCGCGCACGGTCCCGGGTCTGGCCACCGCGTGGACGTCCTCGGCCGACAAGCTGACGTGGACGTACACGATCCGCAAGGACTCGACCTGGTCCGACGGGCAGCAGGCCACCGCCGAGGACGCGGCCTGGACCTTCAACAAGATGATGACCGACCCGAACGCCGCCACCGCCAACGGCAGCTTCACGGCGAACTTCGCCCAGGTCACCGCCCCCGACCCGCAGACCCTGGTCATCCGGCTGAAGAAGCCGCAGGCGACGATGACGGCCCTCGACGTGCCGATCGTGCCGAAGCACGTCTGGGAGAAGGTCACCGACTTCTCGAAGTTCAACAACGACAAGACCTTCCCGATCGTCGGGAACGGCCCCTTCGTCATCACGGACTTCAAGGTCGACCAGTACATCAAGCTCAAGCCGAACAAGAAGTTCTGGCGCGGCGCCCCCAAGTTCGACGAGCTGGTCTTCAAGTACTACAAGGACGGGGACGCCGCCGTCGCCGCCCTGCAGAAGGGCGAGGTGTCCTTCGTACCGAACCTGACGCCCGCCCAGGCGGCCGCCCTGAAGACCCAGAAGAACATCAAGGTCAACGACGCCCCCGGCCGCCGCTTCTACGCCCTCGCCACCAACCCGGGCGCGAAGGCCCAGGACGGCAAGACCTTCGGCAACGGCAACAAGGCGCTGCTCGACCCCGAGGTGCGCAAGGCGCTCTTCCTCGCCGTCGACCGCACCACCCTCGTCGACAAGGTCTTCCAGGGCCACGCCGTCGAGGGCGAGGGGTACATCCCGCCGCGCTTCGGCTCGTACTTCTGGAAGCCGGAGACCGCGCAGAAGCGCGCGTACGACCCCGCCCAGGCGGAGAAGGTCCTCGACGCCGCCGGATACCGGAAGGACGCCGCCGGCAAGCGGCTCGGCAAGGACGGCAAGCCCCTGGAGCTCCGGATCCTCTGTCACGCCACCGACCCGAACGACAAGGCGGTCGGCAAGTACCTCCAGGAGTGGTGGGGCAAGCTCGGCATCGGCCTGAAGGTCGAGTGTCTGGACAGCGTCTCCGACCCCTGGGTCAAGGGCGACTACGACCTCGCGTTCGACGGCTGGTCGGTCAACCCCGACCCGGACTACGTGCTCTCCATCCACACCTGCGGCACGCTCCCGGCGACTCCGAAGGACTCCGGCGCCACCGACAACTTCATCTGCGACAAGGAGTTCGACGGGCTGTACGCGCAGCAGGCGGTCGAGTACGACACCGCCAAGCGGGCGGATCTGGTGAAGCGGATGCAGTCCCTGCTGTACGACACGGGGTACATGAACATCATGGCCTACCCGAACGCCCTGGAGGCGTACCGCACGGACCAGATCAAGTCCATCACGACCATGCCCGAGGCCGCCGGGAACCTGTGGGGCCAGGACGGCTACTGGAGCTGGTGGTCGGCCGTGCCCACGGCCGCGGCCGAGGACTCCGACAGCGGCTCGTCCACCGGAGTGATCATCGGCATCGCCGCGGCCGTGGTCGTCGTGGTCGGCCTCGGCGTCTTCCTCGGCATGCGCCGCCGCTCCACCGCCGACGACCGCGAGTAG
- a CDS encoding SCO5717 family growth-regulating ATPase produces the protein MNGDRDEIHGGWNPPADDQSDADPAEMTGEFTIDYTPPAWYTQNASGGTGAGGATPPPPSGAPVAVPGLPAGSGFEPGWNVAPPAPPAPVPAPAQAVEPVAPAAVPPVPAAGAVPPAGVPPFGAPVAPVAAAPGPVPPAPVPPGPATPGPVPPGPATPVAGVPAPAFAPGAPVPGQPVSPPSFGAPVPGAPVADASVPPVSVPSASVPPVPAPAAETAAPAASFGGGDVESGATMRFSPAQLKRDIAERTAEQAEQTENAEGAEGSTASATPASSEAPEAVVSGGIAEPAGPADAAQDSPAVPGEPAAPAAAETAPGAGNDDEATADASIASSASDGEETAEASDDTAAAGAEAADGATGPEDEPAAPVAEAGTETGAEAETSAAPAAAPLPAAQPVADAPQGFGPGPAPGPYDPAAGAPGAFPGAPAAPGPYGAPHPTAGPQAGLPPLPPSFQPAAPEPAQQWPAQPLPGAQPVPQAAPLPPTAAWPAPGAPVPPQAEPQAPAGYGYPQAPQAAQPPAPAPQGGYGFPQPGTPPQQAGYGYPQQPGAPGGVPPQAQAPGGYGYPHPGAVPPQAAQAPQPPYDGQPPVDPRTGAAWPSPVTHDQRERSVPGAPLGYNAAVELSSDRLLRNNKQKPKSSRNPGAANRFKLGGKKEEAERQRKLDLIRTPVLSCYRIAVISLKGGVGKTTTTTALGATLATERQDKILAIDANPDAGTLGRRVRRETGATIRDLVQAIPYLNSYMDIRRFTSQAPSGLEILANDVDPAVSTTFNDEDYRRAIDVLGKQYPIILTDSGTGLLYSAMRGVLDLADQLIIISTPSVDGASSASTTLDWLSAHGYADLVQRSITVISGVRETGKMIKVEDIVQHFQTRCRGVVVVPFDEHLAAGAEVDLDMMRPKTREAYFHLSAMVAEDFVRAQQAQGLWTGDGQGAVPPHMAPPMPGQAMPGQPVPGQPVPGQFAPGQPMPGQPVPGQVPGQAGPMPGQFAPGQPVPGQPYAPQAPQPGQPYPPQPQAGQPYPPQGYPQPGQPMPGQMPGQAGPMPGQFAPGQPVPGQPYGPPAGQPYPPQPGQPGQPGVPQAWQQPQDGSESQPGQPLPPQTDPQGPPQAPPAPQQ, from the coding sequence GTGAACGGCGATCGCGACGAGATCCACGGGGGTTGGAATCCGCCCGCCGACGATCAGTCCGACGCGGATCCCGCCGAGATGACGGGTGAGTTCACCATCGACTACACCCCGCCCGCCTGGTACACGCAGAACGCGTCGGGCGGTACGGGGGCGGGCGGTGCCACTCCCCCGCCGCCGAGCGGAGCGCCGGTCGCCGTGCCGGGCCTCCCCGCCGGCAGCGGCTTCGAGCCCGGCTGGAACGTGGCGCCGCCGGCCCCGCCGGCTCCTGTGCCCGCGCCCGCTCAGGCCGTCGAGCCGGTCGCGCCCGCGGCGGTTCCGCCGGTGCCGGCTGCCGGAGCGGTGCCTCCGGCGGGGGTTCCGCCGTTCGGCGCGCCGGTCGCGCCCGTGGCCGCCGCGCCCGGTCCCGTCCCGCCTGCTCCTGTCCCGCCGGGTCCGGCCACGCCTGGTCCTGTCCCGCCTGGTCCTGCCACGCCTGTCGCCGGCGTTCCCGCGCCCGCCTTCGCTCCCGGTGCGCCGGTGCCGGGGCAGCCGGTGTCGCCGCCCTCCTTCGGTGCGCCCGTGCCGGGTGCGCCCGTGGCCGACGCCTCGGTGCCGCCGGTTTCCGTGCCGTCCGCTTCCGTGCCGCCCGTCCCGGCGCCCGCCGCCGAGACGGCCGCGCCCGCGGCCTCCTTCGGTGGCGGCGACGTCGAGAGCGGCGCCACCATGCGCTTCTCCCCCGCCCAGCTCAAGCGCGACATCGCCGAGCGCACGGCGGAGCAGGCGGAGCAGACGGAGAACGCAGAGGGCGCGGAGGGCTCCACCGCCTCCGCGACGCCCGCCTCCTCCGAGGCTCCTGAGGCGGTCGTGAGCGGTGGGATCGCCGAGCCCGCCGGTCCGGCGGACGCCGCGCAGGACTCCCCCGCCGTTCCCGGCGAGCCCGCCGCCCCGGCAGCGGCGGAGACCGCGCCCGGCGCGGGCAACGACGACGAGGCGACCGCCGACGCGTCGATCGCGTCGAGCGCTTCGGACGGCGAGGAGACCGCCGAGGCCTCCGACGACACGGCCGCCGCGGGGGCCGAGGCCGCCGACGGCGCGACGGGCCCGGAGGACGAGCCGGCCGCGCCCGTGGCCGAAGCGGGGACGGAGACGGGCGCGGAGGCCGAGACCTCCGCCGCTCCCGCCGCCGCTCCCCTCCCCGCCGCGCAGCCGGTCGCCGACGCGCCGCAGGGCTTCGGCCCGGGCCCGGCTCCCGGTCCGTACGACCCCGCCGCCGGCGCTCCGGGTGCCTTCCCCGGCGCCCCGGCCGCCCCCGGGCCGTACGGTGCTCCGCACCCGACCGCGGGTCCGCAGGCCGGGCTGCCGCCGCTGCCCCCGTCCTTCCAGCCCGCCGCCCCCGAGCCCGCGCAGCAGTGGCCCGCGCAGCCCCTCCCGGGTGCCCAGCCGGTGCCGCAGGCCGCGCCGCTGCCGCCCACCGCCGCCTGGCCGGCGCCCGGGGCACCCGTACCGCCGCAGGCCGAGCCCCAGGCGCCCGCCGGTTACGGCTACCCGCAGGCTCCGCAGGCCGCGCAGCCCCCGGCCCCGGCCCCGCAGGGCGGTTACGGCTTCCCGCAGCCCGGGACGCCTCCGCAGCAGGCCGGTTACGGCTACCCGCAGCAGCCCGGGGCACCCGGCGGTGTCCCGCCGCAGGCGCAGGCGCCGGGCGGTTACGGCTACCCGCACCCCGGAGCCGTACCCCCGCAGGCCGCGCAGGCCCCGCAGCCGCCGTACGACGGTCAGCCGCCGGTGGATCCGCGGACCGGTGCCGCCTGGCCCTCGCCGGTGACGCACGACCAGCGGGAGCGTTCCGTGCCGGGCGCGCCGCTCGGGTACAACGCGGCCGTCGAGCTCTCCTCCGACCGGCTCCTGCGCAACAACAAGCAGAAGCCCAAGTCCAGCCGGAACCCCGGCGCCGCCAACCGCTTCAAGCTCGGCGGCAAGAAGGAGGAGGCGGAGCGGCAGCGGAAGCTGGACCTGATCCGGACGCCGGTCCTCTCCTGCTACCGGATCGCGGTCATCTCGCTCAAGGGCGGTGTCGGCAAGACCACGACGACCACCGCGCTCGGCGCGACCCTCGCCACCGAGCGGCAGGACAAGATCCTGGCGATCGACGCCAACCCGGACGCCGGCACGCTCGGCCGCCGGGTGCGGCGCGAGACCGGGGCGACCATCCGCGACCTGGTGCAGGCGATCCCGTACCTGAACTCGTACATGGACATCCGCCGGTTCACCTCGCAGGCGCCGTCCGGTCTGGAGATCCTCGCCAACGACGTGGACCCGGCCGTCTCGACGACCTTCAACGACGAGGACTACCGGCGCGCGATCGACGTCCTCGGCAAGCAGTACCCGATCATCCTGACCGACTCGGGTACGGGTCTGCTGTACAGCGCCATGCGCGGGGTCCTGGACCTCGCCGATCAGCTGATCATCATCTCCACGCCCTCCGTGGACGGCGCCTCCAGCGCCTCGACGACCCTCGACTGGCTGTCGGCCCACGGCTACGCGGACCTGGTGCAGCGCTCCATCACGGTCATCTCCGGGGTCCGCGAGACCGGCAAGATGATCAAGGTCGAGGACATCGTGCAGCACTTCCAGACCCGCTGCCGCGGTGTCGTGGTCGTGCCCTTCGACGAGCACCTGGCGGCCGGCGCCGAGGTCGACCTCGACATGATGCGGCCGAAGACCCGGGAGGCGTACTTCCACCTCTCGGCGATGGTGGCCGAGGACTTCGTACGGGCGCAGCAGGCGCAGGGGCTGTGGACCGGTGACGGCCAGGGCGCGGTGCCGCCGCACATGGCCCCGCCGATGCCGGGCCAGGCCATGCCCGGCCAGCCCGTGCCGGGGCAGCCGGTGCCGGGTCAGTTCGCGCCGGGTCAGCCGATGCCCGGGCAGCCGGTGCCGGGGCAGGTACCCGGGCAGGCCGGCCCGATGCCGGGTCAGTTCGCACCCGGCCAGCCGGTCCCCGGGCAGCCGTACGCTCCCCAGGCGCCGCAGCCCGGGCAGCCGTACCCGCCGCAGCCGCAGGCGGGCCAGCCCTATCCGCCGCAGGGCTACCCGCAGCCCGGTCAGCCGATGCCGGGTCAGATGCCCGGACAGGCCGGCCCGATGCCGGGTCAGTTCGCACCCGGCCAGCCGGTCCCCGGGCAGCCGTACGGTCCCCCGGCGGGCCAGCCGTACCCGCCGCAGCCGGGTCAGCCCGGGCAGCCCGGCGTGCCGCAGGCCTGGCAGCAGCCGCAGGACGGAAGCGAGTCCCAGCCGGGGCAGCCGCTGCCCCCGCAGACGGACCCGCAGGGCCCTCCGCAGGCGCCGCCAGCCCCTCAGCAGTAG